A portion of the Polaribacter cellanae genome contains these proteins:
- a CDS encoding glycosyltransferase, whose protein sequence is MKILFVCQQYIHAARWINQLKDSGHEIYLFDCLDAPIHKDLLWTNYTTNWSKRKFAKFKGEYFLKKKTPKFHEKIAPYLQVTASEKLEELIKKIKPDLVHSLEMQSETYPLLKVRKKITFNWAYFSWGSDLYLYQHKKEHQYKIKNVLKDVNYLFTDNKRDVNLAKELDFRGSEMPIFPGGGGYKIEEYQKFSLSVEERKLILVKGYDHWAGKALFVLNALEIIVEDIRNFDIYVYSAHNKVIDKIKEINKKYAVNIEYSSRYNQISHNELLEKFGKAKIAIGNNISDGIANTLLEAIICGAFPIQSNPGGVTEEYINNGENGFLIENPEDVKEIASKIKKALNNNALLEKAFNINKEISEKLEYSKIKKEVLEAYKKIEKDI, encoded by the coding sequence ATGAAAATTCTTTTTGTTTGTCAGCAATATATCCATGCAGCAAGATGGATCAATCAATTGAAAGATTCTGGTCACGAAATCTACCTTTTCGATTGCTTAGACGCACCAATACATAAAGATTTATTGTGGACGAATTACACCACAAATTGGAGTAAAAGAAAATTCGCAAAATTTAAAGGAGAGTATTTTTTAAAAAAGAAAACACCTAAATTTCATGAAAAAATAGCTCCATATTTACAGGTGACTGCTTCAGAAAAATTAGAAGAATTAATAAAAAAAATAAAACCAGATTTAGTGCATTCTTTAGAAATGCAATCGGAAACATATCCGCTATTAAAAGTTCGAAAGAAAATTACATTCAATTGGGCATATTTTTCTTGGGGAAGCGATTTGTATTTATATCAGCATAAAAAAGAGCATCAATATAAAATAAAAAATGTTTTAAAAGACGTAAACTATTTATTTACAGATAATAAAAGAGATGTTAACCTTGCAAAAGAACTGGACTTTAGAGGAAGTGAAATGCCAATTTTTCCTGGAGGAGGAGGTTATAAAATAGAAGAATATCAAAAATTTTCTTTATCAGTAGAAGAGAGAAAATTAATTTTGGTAAAAGGTTACGATCATTGGGCTGGCAAAGCATTATTCGTTTTAAACGCGCTAGAAATAATTGTTGAAGATATTCGAAACTTCGATATATATGTATATTCTGCTCATAATAAAGTGATTGATAAAATTAAAGAAATCAATAAAAAATATGCTGTTAATATTGAATATTCTTCGAGATACAATCAAATTTCGCACAACGAATTATTAGAGAAATTCGGAAAAGCTAAAATTGCCATTGGAAATAATATTTCAGATGGAATAGCCAATACTTTATTAGAAGCTATAATTTGTGGCGCATTTCCAATCCAATCCAATCCTGGAGGTGTAACTGAAGAATATATAAATAATGGCGAAAATGGTTTTTTAATTGAAAATCCAGAAGACGTTAAGGAAATTGCTTCAAAAATTAAAAAAGCATTAAATAATAATGCTTTATTAGAAAAAGCCTTCAACATAAATAAAGAGATTTCAGAAAAATTGGAGTATTCTAAAATTAAAAAAGAAGTTTTAGAAGCGTATAAAAAAATTGAAAAGGATATTTAA
- a CDS encoding glycosyltransferase, with protein sequence MNIYNKNIVLIIKSPVLGGAERQAIGFADYAKNNFNCKVTFIATHSQKMSVEFESFLNKIGEFRVDYYGKPCLKFNKTWSINNLKNGIKTFLYLIKMVFKIRKIRPYLIIPFLNPPSKLAVLIYKFTGAKYTFWHQLGLDYLTGDYLEQIAIKKTPLFIANAESGLDSILEKYVIPQKKLICLPQYVSIKRENLNKNSIKEEFKIDKKDIVIGMISHYRLEKLQHILLEVFSNIYLKYNIHLVLLGDHSNSKESERKFLALKKKVKRLNLNNKISLLTNVPVEKILNILDIGVLLSTFEGTPNAILEYMLYGLPVVSTNHIGCKRLLINEDLLINNNIEELQIILEKLIKDTDYRKEVGDFNVNEINKYSKEKYFKKLLDVLIKNN encoded by the coding sequence ATGAACATTTACAATAAAAATATTGTATTAATTATTAAAAGTCCTGTCTTAGGAGGTGCCGAAAGACAAGCTATTGGTTTTGCTGATTACGCTAAAAATAATTTTAATTGTAAAGTAACTTTTATAGCAACTCATTCTCAAAAGATGTCTGTAGAGTTCGAATCTTTTTTAAATAAAATAGGTGAATTTCGTGTAGATTATTATGGTAAACCTTGTTTAAAATTTAATAAAACATGGTCAATCAATAATCTAAAAAATGGTATTAAAACCTTTTTATATTTAATAAAAATGGTTTTTAAAATTAGGAAAATAAGACCTTATTTAATAATTCCTTTTTTAAATCCCCCCTCTAAACTAGCAGTATTAATTTATAAATTTACTGGAGCAAAATATACTTTTTGGCATCAATTGGGATTAGATTATTTGACAGGTGATTATTTAGAACAAATTGCAATTAAAAAAACACCTCTTTTCATAGCAAATGCTGAAAGTGGTTTAGATTCTATTTTAGAAAAATATGTAATACCCCAAAAAAAACTAATATGCTTGCCACAGTATGTTTCCATTAAAAGAGAAAACTTAAATAAGAATAGTATTAAAGAAGAATTTAAAATCGATAAAAAAGATATTGTTATCGGTATGATTTCTCATTATAGATTAGAAAAATTACAACACATTTTATTGGAAGTTTTTTCTAATATTTACCTTAAATATAATATACATTTAGTACTCTTAGGAGATCATTCGAATAGTAAAGAATCAGAGAGAAAATTTCTAGCTTTGAAAAAAAAAGTAAAACGCTTAAATTTGAATAATAAAATAAGTCTATTAACTAATGTACCTGTAGAAAAAATATTAAATATATTAGATATAGGTGTTTTATTATCTACTTTCGAAGGTACTCCTAATGCGATTTTAGAGTATATGCTATATGGCTTACCTGTAGTAAGTACAAATCATATAGGTTGTAAAAGGTTATTAATTAATGAAGATTTATTGATTAATAATAATATTGAAGAATTACAAATTATACTTGAAAAGTTAATTAAAGATACTGATTATAGAAAAGAAGTTGGTGATTTTAATGTAAATGAAATAAATAAATATTCTAAAGAAAAATATTTTAAGAAGCTGTTAGATGTTTTAATTAAAAACAATTAA